From one Azospirillum ramasamyi genomic stretch:
- a CDS encoding cupin domain-containing protein, protein MTLIPLPGLDGITPETGGPAADRVLSGAPGFTTWNGYESADGKRFAGIWRTTPGSWRIIYDEWEYCEILEGESVVAHDDGRSWTLKAGDHFVIEPGFQGSWTVVTTTTKRYVVILP, encoded by the coding sequence ATGACCCTGATTCCGCTGCCCGGCCTGGACGGCATCACCCCCGAAACCGGCGGCCCGGCCGCGGACCGCGTCCTGTCCGGCGCCCCCGGATTCACGACCTGGAACGGCTACGAATCGGCCGACGGCAAGCGGTTCGCCGGCATCTGGCGAACGACTCCGGGTTCCTGGCGCATCATCTATGACGAGTGGGAATATTGCGAAATCCTGGAGGGTGAAAGCGTCGTCGCCCATGACGACGGACGGTCCTGGACCCTGAAGGCCGGCGACCATTTCGTCATTGAGCCCGGATTCCAAGGCAGCTGGACCGTGGTTACGACCACGACCAAGCGTTATGTGGTGATCCTGCCCTGA
- a CDS encoding sensor histidine kinase, whose protein sequence is MSDGAVAVLSMDGRVLRINQAAAEVLGHPARALTGLPLDRHIHPEDLEEARQRLRIRAAAPAGSSGRAVFRFRHADGGWRWLEVTARNELTDPQIGGLVLTVRDVSAAIALSERLRASEARYRTLAEAAPIGILQADAAGQVVFANTRLAAITGVGPERMLGDGWLGAVHPDDRARVAAEWRSEPGRNSQPTDFRFHDPQGAGPDRRVLCQRIPMEDGGTIATITDVSEYLHTANALRLSEARNEAILDTVAEAILTVDEAGILLGFNRAAEAMFGIPAGDLLWRPLDRLIPLAHLREEGGVRLEFAPGQTTALVARDRTAEAERADGTRFPVELSVSANEVEGRRIYTAILRDVTERRRAEAELLAAKEAAEAADRAKSTFIATMNHELRTPLNAVIGFSQLLEVLTDGQGQLRDCVAAIGQAGGQLLAIIDDILDMARVEAGGLSLVEEPVDLSALAAQLVADMEFQAGRRGVTVEVAGDGDLPPMRGDTRRLRQALGNLLSNAIKFSHPQGIVTLTMGKAADGWVELAVCDRGIGMRTDDIVTALTPFAQIEQSITRQYEGVGLGLPLALRLVEAHGGTLALDSAPGQGCTATVRLPPSRIMTIEELLAKMR, encoded by the coding sequence ATGTCGGACGGAGCGGTCGCGGTGCTGTCGATGGACGGCCGCGTTCTGCGGATCAACCAGGCGGCGGCGGAGGTGCTGGGCCACCCTGCCCGGGCGCTCACCGGCCTCCCGTTGGACCGGCACATCCATCCCGAGGATCTGGAGGAGGCGCGGCAGCGGCTTCGGATCAGGGCCGCCGCCCCGGCCGGCAGCAGCGGCCGCGCGGTCTTCCGCTTCCGCCATGCCGATGGCGGCTGGCGCTGGCTGGAGGTGACCGCTCGCAACGAACTGACCGATCCGCAAATCGGCGGATTGGTCCTGACCGTCCGCGATGTCAGCGCCGCCATCGCGCTGTCGGAACGGCTGCGCGCCAGCGAGGCGCGCTATCGCACCCTGGCGGAAGCGGCACCGATCGGCATTCTTCAGGCCGATGCGGCCGGTCAGGTGGTCTTCGCCAACACCCGCCTTGCCGCCATCACCGGGGTCGGGCCCGAGCGAATGCTCGGCGACGGCTGGCTCGGCGCCGTCCATCCCGACGACCGGGCGCGGGTTGCCGCGGAGTGGCGGAGCGAGCCGGGCCGGAATTCGCAGCCGACCGATTTCCGCTTCCACGATCCGCAGGGGGCCGGCCCCGACCGCCGGGTGCTGTGCCAGCGCATCCCGATGGAGGACGGCGGCACCATCGCCACCATCACCGACGTCAGCGAATACCTGCACACCGCCAACGCCTTGCGCCTGTCGGAAGCGCGCAACGAGGCGATCCTCGACACGGTCGCCGAAGCCATCCTCACCGTGGACGAGGCCGGCATCCTGCTCGGCTTCAACCGGGCGGCGGAAGCGATGTTCGGCATTCCGGCCGGGGATCTGCTGTGGCGGCCCCTCGACCGGCTGATCCCGCTGGCCCATCTGCGGGAGGAGGGCGGCGTCCGGCTGGAGTTCGCTCCCGGCCAGACCACCGCTTTGGTAGCCCGCGACCGCACCGCCGAGGCGGAGCGCGCCGACGGAACCCGCTTCCCGGTGGAGCTGTCGGTCAGCGCCAACGAGGTGGAGGGGCGCCGGATCTACACCGCGATCCTGCGCGACGTGACCGAACGGCGCCGGGCGGAGGCCGAATTGCTGGCGGCCAAGGAGGCGGCGGAGGCGGCCGACCGTGCCAAATCGACCTTCATCGCCACCATGAACCATGAACTGCGCACCCCGCTGAACGCGGTGATCGGCTTTTCCCAGTTGCTGGAGGTGCTGACGGACGGGCAGGGGCAGCTGCGCGATTGCGTCGCCGCCATCGGGCAGGCCGGCGGGCAGCTGCTGGCCATCATCGACGATATCCTCGACATGGCGCGGGTCGAGGCCGGCGGGCTGTCGCTGGTCGAGGAGCCTGTCGATCTGTCGGCGCTCGCCGCGCAACTGGTTGCCGACATGGAGTTCCAGGCCGGCCGCCGGGGCGTGACGGTGGAGGTGGCCGGCGACGGCGATCTGCCGCCGATGCGGGGCGACACGCGGCGTCTGCGCCAGGCGCTGGGCAATCTGTTGTCCAACGCCATCAAGTTCAGCCATCCCCAGGGCATCGTCACCCTGACCATGGGGAAGGCCGCGGACGGCTGGGTGGAATTGGCGGTATGCGACCGCGGCATCGGCATGCGGACCGACGATATCGTGACCGCCCTGACGCCCTTCGCTCAGATCGAACAGAGCATCACCCGCCAGTATGAGGGAGTCGGCCTCGGCCTGCCGCTCGCCCTGCGGCTGGTGGAGGCGCATGGCGGCACGCTGGCGCTGGACAGCGCGCCCGGCCAGGGCTGCACCGCAACCGTCCGACTGCCTCCGTCGCGCATCATGACCATCGAGGAGTTGCTGGCGAAGATGAGGTGA
- a CDS encoding tripartite tricarboxylate transporter TctB family protein, which produces MTHTLRSPRPAASRRRSPQDLAAGLLLGAIALGGLWLARGWEAGSLAMMQAGFFPRLICYLLLAAGLATLLRGLTAEGPATLGWAWRPSVAITVAVIAFAALLDRLGLVLAILALTGIGGLAGRPLRPGPFTALWATLATSCIAIFSWGLGLPLQIWP; this is translated from the coding sequence ATGACACATACCCTGAGATCGCCCCGGCCGGCCGCATCCCGGCGGAGATCGCCCCAGGATCTCGCGGCCGGACTGCTGCTCGGCGCCATCGCCCTTGGCGGGCTGTGGCTGGCGCGCGGATGGGAGGCGGGGTCGCTGGCCATGATGCAGGCCGGCTTTTTCCCGCGCCTGATCTGCTATCTCCTGCTCGCGGCGGGGCTGGCGACCCTACTGCGCGGATTGACGGCGGAAGGACCGGCGACGCTGGGATGGGCGTGGCGGCCGTCGGTCGCCATCACCGTCGCCGTGATCGCCTTCGCCGCCCTGCTCGACAGGCTGGGTCTGGTGCTCGCCATCCTGGCGCTGACCGGCATCGGCGGTCTGGCCGGGCGCCCGCTGCGCCCCGGCCCCTTCACCGCCCTGTGGGCCACGCTGGCCACCAGCTGCATCGCCATCTTTTCCTGGGGACTGGGCCTGCCGCTCCAGATCTGGCCATGA
- a CDS encoding N-formylglutamate amidohydrolase has protein sequence MVASTPQDTPHPAGQSQDGPSEHRQPVTAPTPAPRIAVPLLGPDDPPPATTLNPDADGPLLLVCDHASRAIPKALGDLGLPEEQLCRHIAYDIGAAEVTRRLAARFGATAVLSGFSRLVIDPNRALEDPTAIPVVSDDVVIPGNRALDADEQARRVEALFHPYHAAVAAALSAIRRRGQVPVMVSVHSFTPAMRGVARPWHIGVLWDNDPRLPVPLIEALTSDGRWCVGDNQPYSGRGTLGGTVETHATPAGYPNVLLEVRQDLIATPEGADLWAQVIGDALEPLLALPSLAVIRHYPRA, from the coding sequence ATGGTTGCCTCCACCCCGCAAGACACCCCGCACCCCGCCGGCCAATCCCAGGACGGTCCGTCCGAACACCGGCAGCCGGTCACCGCGCCGACGCCCGCCCCGCGAATCGCCGTTCCGCTGCTGGGGCCGGACGATCCGCCGCCGGCGACCACGCTGAACCCGGATGCGGACGGGCCGCTGCTGCTGGTTTGCGACCATGCCTCCCGGGCGATCCCCAAGGCGCTGGGCGACCTGGGCCTGCCGGAGGAGCAGCTTTGCCGTCACATCGCCTACGACATCGGCGCGGCGGAGGTGACGCGGCGGCTGGCCGCGCGGTTCGGCGCCACGGCGGTGCTGTCCGGCTTCTCCCGGCTGGTGATCGACCCGAATCGTGCGCTGGAGGATCCGACCGCCATCCCGGTGGTCAGCGACGACGTGGTGATCCCCGGCAACCGCGCCCTGGATGCCGACGAGCAGGCGAGGCGGGTGGAGGCGCTGTTCCATCCCTACCATGCGGCGGTGGCGGCGGCGCTGTCGGCGATCCGCCGGCGCGGGCAGGTGCCGGTGATGGTGTCGGTCCACAGCTTCACCCCCGCCATGCGCGGTGTGGCGCGGCCCTGGCACATCGGCGTGCTATGGGACAACGACCCGCGCCTTCCGGTGCCGCTGATCGAGGCGCTGACGTCCGACGGGCGCTGGTGCGTCGGCGACAACCAGCCCTATTCCGGTCGCGGCACCCTGGGCGGCACGGTGGAGACCCACGCGACGCCCGCCGGCTATCCCAACGTCCTGCTGGAGGTGCGGCAGGATCTGATCGCGACGCCGGAGGGGGCCGATTTGTGGGCGCAGGTGATCGGCGACGCGCTGGAGCCGCTGCTGGCCCTGCCGTCGCTGGCCGTCATCCGGCATTATCCGCGGGCCTGA
- a CDS encoding tripartite tricarboxylate transporter substrate binding protein, whose protein sequence is MTAAIHTLRMAGGRAASFLTAALAALMLWQAASSATVQAAYPEKPITMVVAYGAGGSTDITARMLAPFIERYLGGARIVILNRPGAGGEIGFAAIADAAPDGYTIGFINTPNLITIPIERQARYALDRLDPLVNIVDDPGVMTVRADSPFRSVADVVEFAKGNPGALTVGTTGIGSDDHLAMLLLERQAGVKMTHVPFAGSAENYRAMLGSHTRICDQNLGEGLRGVTGGDPVRMLGVMSLTRWDMAPDLPTFREQGYAIDMVSMRGIGAPKGLPPDIRNALIEAITKAAMDPEFQAKARETFQPLRIVGPEGFAAELKQLDGEFRALWTEMPWK, encoded by the coding sequence ATGACAGCAGCGATTCACACCCTGCGAATGGCAGGCGGCCGTGCCGCGTCCTTCCTGACTGCGGCCCTGGCTGCCCTGATGCTCTGGCAGGCGGCCTCTTCCGCGACGGTACAGGCCGCCTATCCCGAGAAGCCGATCACCATGGTGGTCGCTTATGGCGCCGGCGGTTCCACCGACATCACGGCGCGGATGCTGGCCCCCTTCATCGAGCGCTATCTGGGCGGCGCGCGCATCGTCATCCTGAACCGGCCGGGGGCCGGCGGCGAGATCGGCTTCGCCGCCATCGCCGATGCGGCGCCGGACGGCTACACCATCGGCTTCATCAATACGCCCAACCTGATCACCATCCCGATCGAACGGCAGGCGCGCTATGCGCTGGACCGGTTGGACCCCCTGGTGAACATCGTCGACGATCCGGGCGTGATGACCGTGCGTGCCGACAGCCCGTTCCGGTCGGTCGCCGATGTGGTGGAATTCGCGAAGGGGAATCCGGGCGCACTCACCGTCGGCACCACCGGCATCGGCTCCGACGACCATCTCGCCATGCTGTTGCTGGAACGGCAGGCCGGGGTGAAGATGACCCATGTGCCCTTCGCCGGCAGCGCCGAGAATTACCGGGCGATGCTGGGCTCCCACACCAGGATCTGCGACCAGAATCTGGGCGAGGGGCTGCGCGGCGTCACCGGCGGCGATCCCGTGCGCATGCTGGGGGTGATGAGCCTTACGCGCTGGGACATGGCGCCGGACCTGCCGACCTTCCGCGAACAGGGCTATGCCATCGACATGGTGTCCATGCGCGGAATCGGCGCCCCGAAGGGCTTGCCGCCGGACATCCGCAATGCCCTGATCGAGGCGATCACCAAGGCGGCGATGGACCCGGAATTCCAGGCCAAGGCACGCGAGACCTTCCAGCCGCTCCGCATCGTCGGCCCCGAGGGCTTCGCCGCCGAGCTGAAGCAGCTGGACGGCGAGTTCCGCGCCTTGTGGACCGAAATGCCCTGGAAGTAA
- a CDS encoding alpha/beta fold hydrolase codes for MQLTVNGTSVFVHTGGREIDPARPAVVLIHGAGMDHSVWSLQSRYLAHHGRSVLAVDLPGHGRSGGEPLGSISAIADWVIALLDAAGLERAALIGHSMGALVALDAAARHSARVEAVALLGVAERMPVHPALLSAAHAGEQSAIEMVIGWGHGPRGHGGARGGSCPTPGLALIPGGRRLMASVRPGVLGVDLAACNEYGQGADAAASAACPALFLLGALDKMTPAKAGRALAARMKSSQVVVLPQTGHMVMTEAPDAVLDALTSFLSLRRG; via the coding sequence ATGCAGCTGACCGTCAACGGAACCTCCGTCTTCGTCCACACCGGCGGCCGGGAGATCGACCCCGCGCGCCCCGCCGTCGTGCTGATCCACGGCGCCGGCATGGACCACAGCGTGTGGAGCCTGCAAAGCCGCTATCTCGCCCATCACGGCCGCTCGGTCCTGGCGGTCGATCTGCCGGGCCATGGCCGTTCCGGCGGGGAACCGCTGGGCAGCATCTCCGCCATCGCCGACTGGGTGATCGCCCTGTTGGATGCCGCCGGGCTGGAGAGGGCGGCGCTGATCGGCCATTCGATGGGCGCGCTGGTGGCGCTGGACGCCGCCGCCCGGCATTCCGCGCGGGTGGAGGCGGTGGCGCTGCTGGGCGTGGCGGAACGCATGCCGGTGCATCCGGCCCTGCTGTCCGCCGCCCATGCCGGCGAACAATCCGCCATCGAGATGGTGATCGGCTGGGGCCACGGGCCGCGGGGCCATGGCGGCGCCCGGGGCGGCAGCTGTCCGACGCCCGGCCTCGCGTTGATCCCCGGCGGACGCCGGCTGATGGCATCGGTCCGGCCGGGCGTGCTGGGGGTCGATCTCGCGGCCTGCAACGAATACGGGCAGGGTGCGGATGCCGCGGCCTCGGCGGCCTGTCCCGCCCTGTTCCTGCTGGGCGCGCTGGACAAGATGACTCCGGCCAAAGCAGGGCGCGCACTGGCCGCACGCATGAAGTCCTCGCAGGTCGTCGTCCTGCCCCAAACCGGGCATATGGTGATGACCGAAGCACCGGACGCGGTGCTGGACGCGCTGACCTCTTTCCTGTCCTTGCGGCGGGGGTGA
- a CDS encoding carboxylate-amine ligase, translating into MTEPSFTLGLEEEYLLVDRGTRDIVQSPPDEMLEACQEQAPGRIHPEFLRCQIEVGTPVCETLAEARAELATLRATVAGVAGRYGLAPIAASTHPFAAWEPQKHTNRDRYNMLARDLGAPARRLMICGMHVHIGVEDDDLRIDLMNQVRYFLPHLLALSTSSPFWRGRDMERRSYRLSVWHELPRTGMPAGFQSYGEYQSHVAVLVNAGVIEDASKLWWDIRPSSRFPTLEMRITDICTRLDDAVTVAALYRCLLRMLWRLKLRNVTWRPYKNLLIEENRWRAQRYGLDSGLVDFGQGRIVPYADLLDEIIELTREDAEHFGCTAEVERAREIVARGTSAHRQIEIFQAALADGADEDEALRRVVDWLVEETMVGVAADERAA; encoded by the coding sequence GTGACCGAACCGTCCTTCACCCTGGGCCTGGAAGAAGAATACCTGCTGGTGGACCGTGGCACGCGCGACATCGTGCAGAGCCCGCCGGACGAGATGCTGGAAGCCTGCCAGGAGCAGGCGCCCGGCCGCATCCATCCGGAATTCCTGCGCTGCCAGATCGAGGTCGGCACCCCGGTCTGCGAGACGCTGGCCGAGGCGCGGGCCGAACTGGCGACCCTGCGCGCCACGGTGGCCGGGGTGGCCGGACGCTACGGGCTGGCGCCGATCGCCGCCTCCACCCATCCATTCGCCGCGTGGGAGCCGCAGAAGCACACCAACCGCGACCGCTACAACATGCTGGCGCGCGACCTGGGCGCGCCGGCCCGGCGGCTGATGATCTGCGGCATGCATGTCCATATCGGGGTCGAGGACGACGACCTGCGCATCGACCTGATGAACCAGGTCCGCTATTTCCTGCCGCATCTGCTGGCGCTGTCGACCTCATCGCCCTTCTGGCGCGGACGCGACATGGAGCGCCGGTCCTACCGGCTGAGCGTGTGGCACGAACTGCCGCGCACCGGCATGCCCGCCGGCTTCCAGAGCTACGGCGAGTACCAGAGCCATGTCGCGGTCCTGGTGAATGCCGGGGTGATCGAGGATGCCAGCAAGCTGTGGTGGGACATCCGCCCGTCCTCGCGCTTTCCGACGCTGGAGATGCGCATCACCGACATCTGCACCCGGCTGGACGATGCCGTCACGGTGGCGGCGCTCTACCGCTGCCTGCTGCGCATGCTGTGGCGGCTGAAGCTGCGCAACGTCACCTGGCGTCCCTACAAGAACCTGCTGATCGAGGAGAACCGCTGGCGCGCCCAGCGCTATGGCCTGGACAGCGGGCTGGTCGATTTCGGCCAGGGCCGCATCGTGCCCTATGCCGACCTGCTGGACGAGATCATCGAGCTGACCCGCGAGGATGCCGAGCATTTCGGCTGCACCGCCGAGGTCGAGCGGGCGCGCGAGATCGTGGCCCGCGGCACCAGCGCCCATCGGCAGATCGAAATCTTCCAGGCGGCGCTCGCCGACGGCGCCGACGAGGACGAGGCGCTGCGCCGGGTGGTGGACTGGCTGGTGGAGGAAACCATGGTGGGAGTCGCGGCGGACGAACGGGCCGCTTGA
- a CDS encoding O-acetylhomoserine aminocarboxypropyltransferase, protein MAGAKFLKFDTQSLHAGQRPDPATGARAVPIHLTSSYVFNDVDQAAALFNLERPGHIYSRISNPTVAVLEERLATLEGGVGAVCTASGQAAMTLAIMTLMGADGHIVASSSIYGGSRNLLAYTLPRFGITTTFVHPRDLDGIRAAIRPETRLVFGEVLGNPGLEVLDVPKVAAIAHQAGIPLMIDSTFTTPYLCRPFEHGADIVMHSCTKWLSGHGTAIGGVVIDGGRFDWEASGKFPTLTEPYAGYHGIDFAEEYGPAAFIARARAEGLRDFGACMSPMNAFQILQGVETLPLRMKCHIHNARKVVCFLEGELNAEKGAVAWISYPELVDHPDHALASRLLPHGAGSIISFGIRGGGEGGSREAGRRFIESLTLFSHLANVGDAKSLVIHPASTTHAQLDAEALAAAGVGEDMIRLSIGLEDCEDLIDDLKQALRAATKG, encoded by the coding sequence ATGGCGGGCGCCAAGTTCCTGAAGTTCGATACGCAGAGTCTTCATGCGGGGCAGCGGCCCGATCCGGCGACCGGGGCGCGGGCGGTTCCGATCCACCTGACCTCCTCCTACGTCTTCAACGACGTCGATCAGGCGGCCGCCCTGTTCAACCTGGAACGGCCGGGCCACATCTATTCGCGCATCTCCAACCCCACCGTCGCGGTTCTGGAAGAACGGCTGGCGACGCTGGAAGGCGGGGTGGGCGCCGTCTGCACCGCCAGCGGGCAGGCCGCCATGACGCTGGCGATCATGACGCTGATGGGGGCGGACGGGCACATCGTCGCCTCCTCCTCCATCTATGGCGGCAGCCGCAACCTGCTGGCCTACACGCTGCCGCGATTCGGCATCACCACCACATTCGTCCATCCGCGCGATCTCGACGGCATCCGCGCGGCGATCCGTCCGGAAACCCGGCTGGTCTTCGGCGAGGTGCTGGGCAATCCGGGACTGGAGGTGCTGGACGTGCCGAAGGTCGCGGCCATCGCGCATCAGGCCGGCATCCCGCTGATGATCGATTCGACCTTCACCACCCCCTATCTCTGCCGTCCGTTCGAGCATGGCGCCGACATCGTCATGCATTCCTGCACCAAGTGGCTGAGCGGGCACGGCACAGCCATCGGCGGCGTGGTGATCGACGGCGGCCGGTTCGATTGGGAGGCCTCGGGCAAGTTCCCGACCCTGACCGAGCCCTATGCCGGCTATCACGGCATCGATTTCGCCGAGGAATACGGCCCGGCCGCCTTCATCGCCCGAGCCCGCGCCGAGGGCCTGCGCGATTTCGGCGCCTGCATGAGCCCGATGAACGCCTTCCAGATCCTGCAGGGGGTGGAAACGCTGCCGCTGCGGATGAAGTGCCACATCCACAACGCCCGCAAGGTCGTCTGCTTCCTGGAAGGGGAGCTGAACGCCGAGAAGGGTGCCGTCGCCTGGATTTCCTACCCGGAGCTGGTCGACCATCCCGACCATGCGCTGGCCTCCCGGCTGCTGCCGCACGGTGCCGGCTCCATCATTTCCTTCGGCATCCGCGGCGGCGGGGAGGGCGGCAGCCGCGAGGCGGGACGCCGCTTCATCGAGTCGCTGACCCTGTTCTCGCACCTCGCCAATGTCGGCGACGCCAAGTCGCTGGTCATCCATCCCGCCAGCACCACCCATGCCCAGTTGGATGCGGAGGCGCTCGCCGCCGCCGGGGTGGGGGAGGACATGATCCGCCTGTCCATCGGGCTGGAGGATTGCGAAGACCTGATCGACGATCTGAAGCAGGCGCTGCGCGCCGCCACCAAGGGCTGA
- the queC gene encoding 7-cyano-7-deazaguanine synthase QueC — protein MAGTDTTRDVPKEAVVLVSGGLDSTTVLAIAKAEGYRVNALSFRYGQRHSVELEAARRVVAAMGVERHVIADIDLRAFGGSALTDSIDVPKHGSAADLQADLGQGIPVTYVPARNTVFLSFALAWAETLGASDLFIGVNALDYSGYPDCRPEYIAAFETLANLATKAGVEGMSRFRIHAPLMTLDKAAIVRRGLELGVDYSLTHSCYDPTPEGLSCGACDSCLLRLKGFSEAGTTDPIRYATGTAS, from the coding sequence ATGGCGGGAACGGACACGACGAGGGATGTGCCGAAGGAGGCCGTGGTGCTGGTCAGCGGCGGTCTCGATTCGACGACGGTGCTCGCCATCGCCAAGGCCGAGGGCTATCGCGTCAACGCCCTCAGCTTCCGTTACGGCCAGCGCCATTCGGTGGAGCTGGAGGCGGCCCGGCGCGTCGTCGCGGCGATGGGGGTCGAGCGGCATGTGATCGCCGACATCGATCTGCGCGCCTTCGGCGGCTCCGCTCTCACCGACAGCATCGACGTGCCCAAGCACGGCAGCGCCGCGGATCTGCAGGCCGATCTGGGGCAGGGCATTCCCGTCACCTATGTGCCGGCACGGAACACCGTCTTCCTGTCCTTCGCGCTGGCCTGGGCGGAAACGCTGGGGGCCTCCGACCTGTTCATCGGCGTCAACGCGCTGGATTATTCCGGCTATCCCGACTGCCGCCCGGAATACATCGCGGCCTTCGAAACCCTGGCCAATCTGGCGACCAAGGCCGGTGTGGAGGGAATGAGCCGGTTCAGGATCCACGCACCGCTGATGACGCTGGACAAGGCCGCGATCGTCCGCCGCGGGCTGGAGCTTGGCGTGGACTACAGCCTCACCCACTCCTGCTACGATCCGACGCCGGAAGGATTGTCCTGCGGCGCTTGCGACAGCTGCCTGTTGCGGCTGAAGGGCTTTTCCGAAGCCGGAACGACCGATCCGATCCGTTACGCCACCGGAACGGCATCGTAG
- a CDS encoding tripartite tricarboxylate transporter permease: MMDILANLWLGLGVSVEPMNLVYCFLGALIGTLIGVLPGLGPTATVALLLPITFYLPPVGALIMLAGIFYGAQYGGSTTAILVKLPGESSSVMTCLDGNAMARQGRGGVALATAALSSLFAGCVTTLVIALAGPPLAGMALAFGPSEYVALMLVGLIGAVTLAHGSVVKAVAMILVGLLLSMVGTDVNSGQMRFTFDIPQLYDGLDFVPLAMGLFGLADIIINLEETEGRGINPSPVHRLWPSLQDFKEAWPAAVRGTALGAFLGILPGGGATLSAFSSYALEKKVARDPSAFGKGAIQGVAGPEAANNAGAQASFIPMLSLGIPSNAVMALMVGAMMIHGITPGPQVMTKQPDLFWGMIASMLVGNVMLVVLNLPLIGLWVRLLRVPYAYLFPAILVFCCIGTYSLKNDVFDVLLMAGFGVFGYVLKKLDCEPAPLLLGFVLGPLLEENLSRAMLLSQGDLTVFVTRPISAGLMAVAVGLLALILLPSFRRQRETAFKE, encoded by the coding sequence ATGATGGACATCCTCGCCAATCTCTGGCTCGGGCTGGGCGTATCGGTCGAGCCGATGAACCTGGTCTATTGCTTCCTCGGCGCCTTGATCGGCACGCTGATCGGCGTGCTGCCCGGGCTGGGACCGACGGCGACGGTGGCCCTGCTGCTGCCGATCACCTTCTACCTGCCGCCGGTGGGGGCGCTGATCATGCTGGCCGGCATCTTCTACGGCGCCCAGTATGGCGGATCGACCACGGCCATCCTGGTTAAGCTGCCGGGCGAATCCTCCTCCGTCATGACCTGCCTGGACGGCAACGCCATGGCGCGCCAGGGCCGCGGCGGCGTCGCGCTGGCCACGGCGGCGCTGTCGTCGCTGTTCGCGGGCTGTGTCACCACCCTGGTCATCGCGCTGGCCGGTCCGCCGCTGGCCGGGATGGCTCTGGCCTTCGGTCCGTCGGAATATGTGGCGCTGATGCTGGTCGGCCTGATCGGCGCGGTGACGCTGGCCCATGGGTCGGTGGTGAAGGCGGTGGCGATGATCCTGGTCGGGCTGCTGCTGTCGATGGTCGGGACCGACGTCAATTCCGGCCAGATGCGCTTCACCTTCGACATTCCGCAGCTCTATGACGGGCTGGACTTCGTGCCGCTGGCGATGGGGCTGTTCGGCCTTGCGGACATCATCATCAACCTGGAGGAGACGGAAGGGCGTGGCATAAACCCGTCACCGGTCCACCGGCTCTGGCCGTCGCTGCAGGACTTCAAGGAGGCCTGGCCGGCGGCGGTGCGCGGCACGGCGCTGGGCGCCTTCCTGGGCATCCTGCCGGGCGGCGGGGCGACGCTCAGCGCCTTTTCCTCCTACGCGCTGGAAAAGAAGGTTGCCCGCGATCCCTCCGCCTTCGGCAAGGGGGCCATCCAGGGCGTCGCCGGGCCGGAGGCCGCGAACAATGCCGGCGCCCAGGCCAGCTTCATTCCGATGCTGAGCCTCGGCATCCCGTCGAACGCGGTGATGGCGCTGATGGTCGGCGCCATGATGATCCACGGCATCACGCCGGGACCGCAGGTCATGACCAAGCAGCCGGACCTGTTCTGGGGCATGATCGCCAGCATGCTGGTCGGCAACGTCATGCTGGTGGTGCTGAACCTGCCGCTGATCGGCCTGTGGGTGCGGCTTCTGCGCGTGCCCTATGCCTATCTGTTCCCGGCCATCCTGGTCTTCTGCTGCATCGGTACCTACAGCCTGAAGAACGACGTGTTCGACGTGCTGCTGATGGCCGGATTCGGCGTGTTCGGCTATGTGCTGAAGAAGCTGGATTGCGAACCGGCGCCGCTGCTGCTCGGCTTCGTCCTCGGCCCCCTGCTGGAGGAGAACCTCAGCCGCGCCATGCTGCTGTCCCAGGGCGACCTGACCGTCTTCGTCACCCGCCCGATCAGCGCCGGCCTGATGGCCGTGGCTGTCGGCCTGTTGGCTCTCATCCTGCTGCCGTCCTTCCGTCGCCAGCGCGAGACGGCCTTCAAGGAATAG